One region of Epilithonimonas zeae genomic DNA includes:
- a CDS encoding DNA gyrase/topoisomerase IV subunit A, with protein sequence MEESTHHEESLKKVSGLYKDWFLDYASYVILDRAIPSIFDGLKPVQRRIMHSMRELEDGRYNKVANIVGNTMKYHPHGDASITDAMVQIGQKELLIDTQGNWGNIYTGDSAAAARYIEARLTPFALDVVFNPKTTHWTKSYDGRNNEPIDLPVKFPLLLAQGVEGIGVGLSTKIMPHNFNELINASVLYLKGKKFELYPDFLTAGMLDVSNYNDGHRGGKIRARARISQKEKHLLTITELPFSKNTGDIIDSILKANERGKIKIKKIEDNTSDVVEINIHLHPDVSPDKTIDALYAFTDCEVPISPNACVIVGDKPMFLSVSDILKHNTDHTVALLKKELEIELHELQESWHFSSLERIFIENRIYHDIEEVKSWEDVIKTIDEGLKPHTKHLLRAVTEEDIVKLTEIRIKRISRFDLDKFKENILALEGKIEQVKHHLANLIAYAIDYYTNIQKKYGKGKERRTELRIFDTIDASKVAVANEKLYVNREEGFIGTSLKKDEYLFDCSDIDDIITFQKDGTMKVVKVEGKTFIGKNIVHVAIWKKNDKRTVYNSIYREGREGPYYMKRFSVTGVTRNTDYKLASDKKYSEMLYFSANPNGEAEVVSVLLKPNARVRKNKIDIDFSDVMIKGRDSKGNLVTKYAVKKVDLKEEGVSTLAPRKIWFDDSVRRLNADGRGSLLGSFKGDDKILTINSQGETKLVSFDLMNRFDDDYLILEKWKPEQPITCIYFDGEKDKYFVKRFLLENTSNVQSFFSNENPKSFLEFVTTEVGAIAELIYPTIKGKQKESESIDLDEFIAVKGIKAIGNQLTKDKVKNINITIPEPPEIIEEEPEIEEKIGQDLDDDGGTIGSLFEEDEN encoded by the coding sequence ATGGAAGAAAGTACACATCACGAAGAGAGCCTGAAAAAAGTTTCGGGACTGTATAAAGATTGGTTTTTAGATTATGCATCCTACGTAATTCTTGATAGAGCAATTCCTTCTATTTTTGATGGTTTGAAGCCTGTTCAACGTAGAATTATGCACTCTATGAGAGAGTTGGAAGATGGTCGTTACAACAAGGTTGCGAACATTGTCGGGAATACGATGAAGTATCACCCTCACGGTGATGCGTCAATTACCGATGCTATGGTTCAGATTGGTCAAAAAGAATTATTGATAGATACCCAAGGAAACTGGGGAAATATCTATACAGGTGATTCCGCAGCGGCTGCAAGATATATCGAAGCAAGGTTGACGCCGTTTGCTTTAGATGTTGTTTTCAACCCAAAGACAACGCACTGGACTAAGTCTTACGATGGTAGAAATAATGAACCAATTGACCTTCCGGTAAAATTTCCATTGCTTTTGGCTCAAGGTGTTGAAGGAATTGGGGTAGGACTTTCTACGAAAATAATGCCTCATAACTTTAATGAGTTAATTAATGCGTCTGTTCTTTATCTCAAGGGCAAAAAGTTTGAATTATATCCGGATTTCCTAACCGCGGGAATGTTGGATGTTTCCAATTATAACGATGGTCACAGAGGTGGGAAAATAAGAGCGAGAGCGAGGATTTCTCAGAAAGAAAAACATTTGCTTACCATTACAGAATTACCTTTTTCAAAGAATACAGGTGATATTATCGACAGTATTCTGAAAGCCAATGAAAGAGGTAAGATTAAGATTAAAAAAATAGAAGATAATACGTCCGATGTTGTTGAGATTAATATTCATCTTCATCCGGATGTTTCGCCAGATAAAACGATTGATGCGCTTTACGCTTTCACAGATTGTGAAGTTCCGATTTCTCCAAATGCCTGTGTAATTGTTGGTGATAAGCCAATGTTTCTTTCAGTTTCTGATATTCTGAAGCACAACACAGATCATACGGTTGCTTTGCTTAAAAAAGAATTGGAGATTGAACTTCACGAACTCCAGGAAAGCTGGCATTTTTCTTCATTAGAAAGAATTTTTATCGAGAATAGAATTTATCACGATATTGAGGAAGTTAAATCTTGGGAAGATGTCATCAAAACCATTGATGAAGGTTTGAAGCCTCACACCAAACATCTTTTGAGAGCTGTAACAGAAGAGGATATTGTTAAGTTGACAGAAATCCGAATCAAGAGAATTTCGCGTTTTGACTTGGATAAATTCAAGGAAAACATTCTGGCTTTGGAGGGTAAGATTGAGCAAGTGAAACATCATTTAGCGAATCTGATTGCCTATGCGATAGACTATTATACCAATATCCAGAAAAAGTACGGAAAAGGAAAAGAAAGAAGAACCGAACTTAGAATTTTCGATACGATTGATGCAAGTAAAGTAGCTGTAGCCAACGAAAAACTGTATGTCAATCGGGAAGAAGGTTTTATCGGAACATCTCTCAAAAAAGACGAATATTTGTTCGATTGTTCTGATATCGATGATATTATCACATTCCAGAAAGACGGAACGATGAAAGTTGTAAAGGTTGAAGGCAAAACATTCATCGGTAAAAATATTGTACACGTTGCGATTTGGAAAAAGAATGACAAGCGTACAGTTTATAACTCAATCTATCGTGAAGGTCGAGAAGGTCCATATTATATGAAACGTTTTTCTGTTACAGGTGTTACCAGAAATACGGATTATAAATTAGCCTCAGATAAAAAATACTCAGAAATGCTCTATTTTTCGGCTAATCCAAATGGAGAAGCAGAAGTTGTTTCTGTTTTGTTAAAACCAAATGCAAGAGTCAGAAAGAATAAAATTGATATAGATTTCTCTGATGTCATGATCAAAGGTCGTGATTCCAAAGGTAATTTGGTCACCAAATATGCTGTAAAGAAAGTCGACCTCAAAGAAGAAGGCGTTTCCACTTTAGCACCTAGAAAAATTTGGTTCGATGATTCTGTACGTCGTTTGAATGCTGATGGAAGAGGAAGTCTGCTCGGGAGTTTCAAAGGTGATGACAAGATTCTAACCATCAATTCTCAAGGCGAAACCAAATTAGTATCTTTCGATTTGATGAATCGTTTTGATGATGATTACTTGATTCTCGAAAAATGGAAACCGGAACAGCCAATCACTTGTATCTATTTCGACGGTGAGAAAGATAAATATTTCGTTAAACGTTTCCTTTTGGAGAACACAAGCAATGTTCAATCGTTCTTTAGCAACGAGAATCCAAAATCGTTTTTAGAATTTGTAACCACAGAAGTCGGAGCGATTGCGGAATTAATTTATCCAACCATCAAAGGCAAACAAAAAGAATCAGAAAGTATAGATTTGGATGAGTTTATCGCAGTGAAAGGAATCAAGGCAATTGGAAATCAATTGACCAAAGATAAAGTCAAAAACATCAATATCACCATTCCGGAACCACCGGAAATCATTGAAGAAGAACCGGAAATCGAAGAAAAAATCGGACAAGATTTAGATGATGACGGCGGAACAATCGGAAGTCTCTTTGAAGAAGACGAAAATTAA
- a CDS encoding DNA topoisomerase IV subunit B encodes MSEINPANYSEDNIRTLEPREHVRLRPGMYIGKLGDGSSVDDGIYILLKEVLDNSIDEFRMKAGKRIDVKIKDGSVIVRDYGRGIPLGKIVDVVSIMNTGGKYDDGAFKKSIGLNGVGTKAVNFLSTYFKVKSVREGKTRVAEFREGKLDILHDEAETSDRNGTEITFIPDESIFINYKFRNEYVEKMLRNYTYLNLGLKIYFNGEVFESQNGLKDLLEEEIDGEIVYPIIHIKDEDMEVAITHSDKSQSETYFSFVNGQYTSQGGTHLNAFKEAYVKTVREFFNKNFEAVDIRKAIIGAVYINVGNPVFESQTKTKLGSATMGQDRDGKELETIKTFVINYLKNKLDNYLHKNPETAEAILKKIMISERERKELSGIQKLARERAKKVSLHNKKLRDCRHHYNDQKASRKSETMIFITEGDSASGSITKSRDVETQAVFSLKGKPLNCYGLTKKVVYENEEFNLLQAALNIEESLEDLRYNHVIIATDADVDGMHIRLLMITFFLQFFPDLIKNGHLYILQTPLFRVRNKKETRYCYSDSERLKALDELGKNPEITRFKGLGEISPDEFKHFIGKDIRLEPVVLGKDQTIDQLLEFYMGKNTPDRQLFILDNLVVEDDSNIDKKKNLESA; translated from the coding sequence ATGAGCGAAATCAATCCTGCAAATTATTCCGAAGACAATATCCGAACTCTCGAACCAAGAGAGCATGTCAGGCTGAGACCTGGGATGTATATTGGAAAATTGGGTGACGGATCATCGGTTGATGACGGAATTTATATTTTGCTCAAAGAAGTGCTGGATAACTCTATTGATGAGTTTAGGATGAAAGCAGGAAAAAGAATTGATGTGAAAATCAAGGATGGTAGTGTCATCGTACGTGATTATGGTCGAGGAATTCCTTTGGGGAAAATCGTAGATGTGGTTTCCATTATGAATACAGGTGGAAAATATGACGATGGCGCGTTCAAAAAATCGATTGGATTGAATGGTGTGGGTACAAAAGCAGTAAACTTTTTGTCCACTTATTTTAAAGTAAAATCTGTCCGCGAGGGCAAAACCAGAGTCGCAGAATTCAGAGAAGGAAAATTAGATATTTTACACGACGAAGCTGAAACTTCCGATAGAAATGGTACCGAAATTACTTTTATTCCCGATGAAAGTATTTTTATCAATTACAAATTCAGGAATGAGTATGTGGAAAAAATGCTCCGCAACTACACTTACTTAAATTTAGGTCTGAAAATTTATTTTAACGGAGAAGTATTCGAGTCTCAAAATGGTTTAAAAGACTTGTTGGAGGAAGAGATTGATGGCGAAATCGTTTATCCAATCATTCATATCAAAGATGAAGATATGGAAGTAGCGATTACACATTCTGACAAATCGCAGTCTGAAACTTATTTTTCTTTTGTTAATGGACAATATACTTCGCAAGGTGGTACGCATTTAAATGCTTTTAAAGAAGCTTATGTAAAAACTGTTAGGGAGTTTTTTAATAAGAATTTTGAAGCGGTTGATATTAGAAAAGCTATTATTGGTGCTGTTTATATCAACGTTGGTAATCCTGTCTTCGAGTCCCAAACCAAAACAAAGCTGGGATCTGCAACGATGGGTCAGGATAGAGATGGGAAGGAATTGGAAACCATCAAGACTTTCGTTATCAATTATCTTAAAAATAAGCTGGATAATTACCTTCATAAAAACCCTGAAACGGCAGAGGCAATTCTCAAAAAAATAATGATTTCGGAAAGAGAAAGAAAAGAACTTTCCGGAATTCAGAAGCTAGCAAGAGAAAGAGCGAAAAAAGTGTCGCTTCACAATAAAAAACTGAGAGACTGCCGTCATCATTATAATGATCAGAAAGCATCTAGAAAATCAGAAACAATGATTTTCATTACCGAGGGAGATTCGGCTTCTGGTTCTATTACCAAGTCCAGAGATGTAGAAACACAGGCTGTTTTTTCATTGAAAGGTAAACCTCTGAACTGTTATGGACTGACGAAAAAAGTGGTTTATGAGAATGAGGAATTCAACCTTTTGCAAGCGGCGCTTAACATTGAAGAAAGTCTTGAAGATCTAAGATACAATCACGTGATTATCGCTACAGATGCCGATGTCGATGGGATGCACATCAGGTTATTGATGATTACATTCTTCCTTCAGTTTTTCCCAGATTTGATAAAGAATGGACATTTGTATATTTTGCAAACACCACTTTTCCGAGTTAGAAACAAGAAGGAAACGAGATATTGTTACTCGGATTCAGAAAGATTGAAAGCTTTGGATGAATTAGGTAAAAATCCTGAAATCACCCGATTCAAAGGGTTAGGTGAGATTTCTCCTGACGAGTTTAAGCATTTTATTGGAAAAGATATTAGATTAGAACCTGTTGTTCTTGGAAAGGATCAAACTATTGATCAGCTTTTAGAATTTTATATGGGTAAAAATACACCAGACAGACAATTGTTCATTTTGGATAATCTGGTGGTGGAAGACGACTCCAATATTGATAAGAAGAAAAATTTAGAATCTGCATAA
- a CDS encoding T9SS-dependent choice-of-anchor J family protein yields the protein MTKKLLLASFLMSSLAISAQNIIFNEDFETEAGRNAWINTDRDGNGQKWEFDNSSVDAFTGYYATSWSWYFEAFTPDNTLTSPVISLPSDSNNGKQLNLKFDVGAFDDEVFQEHYAVYVIPANSTFTGTETPVFEETLDAGYMDEAKHVMIDVTDFAGQDIQVVFRHYNCTDLLVLIIDNVKVVDEDILAVSDLNKTKLQVYPNPASDLVKIKGLEYIEKIRIFDMNGKMVLENKASEADISKLPVGQYILNVHTKSEIISKKIIKK from the coding sequence ATGACTAAAAAATTACTATTGGCTTCTTTCTTAATGTCTAGTTTGGCAATATCTGCTCAAAACATTATTTTCAATGAAGATTTTGAAACAGAAGCAGGACGAAATGCGTGGATTAACACGGATCGTGATGGAAATGGACAAAAATGGGAATTCGATAATAGTTCGGTAGATGCTTTCACGGGATATTATGCTACATCGTGGTCTTGGTATTTTGAAGCTTTCACGCCAGATAATACGCTTACAAGTCCGGTAATCTCTTTACCAAGTGATTCTAATAATGGAAAGCAATTGAATTTGAAATTTGATGTTGGTGCTTTTGATGATGAAGTGTTTCAAGAGCATTATGCAGTCTATGTGATTCCTGCAAATTCTACCTTTACTGGAACTGAAACGCCAGTTTTTGAAGAAACTTTGGATGCGGGATATATGGATGAGGCGAAGCATGTGATGATAGACGTTACAGATTTCGCAGGTCAGGATATTCAAGTCGTTTTCAGACATTACAATTGCACAGATCTTTTAGTTTTAATCATCGATAATGTAAAGGTGGTTGACGAGGATATATTGGCAGTTTCAGATTTAAACAAAACTAAACTTCAAGTTTATCCAAATCCGGCTTCAGATTTAGTGAAAATCAAAGGTTTAGAATATATAGAAAAAATCAGAATTTTTGACATGAATGGAAAAATGGTTTTAGAAAATAAAGCTTCTGAAGCTGATATTAGTAAACTTCCCGTTGGACAATATATTCTGAATGTTCATACAAAATCAGAAATTATCTCTAAGAAAATTATCAAAAAATAA